The Dyadobacter sandarakinus DNA window GGATGAGGGAAATCTGTTGTCCCTTAACCGAAATCACACCATAACCCATCACCTGCGTGCCGGGATCTACGCCAATAATCACCTTTTCGGTAGGCTCTGCCTGCGGTTTTATCATGGTGCAAGATAGGCAACTCTCGATACTGAAAGAAAAAATAACTACCCGGAACTTGCTCCGGGCGGGAAAGCTGGCCGTCACATTCCTGATCCTCATTTACATCTTTAATACGTTCAGAAATGAGCAGAAAGGTGTCGCCGACATTGGCCGCGTACTTGCCGGCATACTGACGGGCACACATCTTCCCATTTTCGGCGCTATGCTCCTGCTGGTACCCGTCAACTGGTCACTCGAAAGCCTTAAATGGCAGCTGCTGGCATCCAAAATAGTCAGGATCAGCTTTACAGATGCGCTCAAAGGCACGCTCACCGGTCTGGCCGTGGGTGTGGCTGCGCCGGCCCAGCTGGGTGACACCATCGGCCGCATTGCAGCCCTCAAATCCCCGGACCGCATGCAAGCCCTGGGCGCAGCCATTGTTTCAAACGGAATCCAGTTTTATGCATCGGTTTGCTTTGGTACCATCGCCTGGTTCAACCTGCGGCATACGCTCGGCCTCCATGCAATCACTGCCAGGCTCATCGCCCTGCTACTTATTTTGATCTTATTGGTCGGTGTTCTCGTGGCAACTTTCCGGACGCGCATTGTCACCTGGCAACCCAAAATGGATCTCTTAAAAAAAATACAAACCTATCTTTCCATTGCGGGCCGGTACTCCGGCAGCGAACTCGGCATTGCATTCGGCTTGGGTTTGTGCCGGTACTTCGTGTTTGTATTTCAATTTGTACTCGCCCTCACGCTCTTCGACTTCCCGGTACCTGTCATGGAGCTGATCAGTTGTGTGGCGCTCATATTTCTATCAAAAACCGTCATCCCCGCCGTCAATGTGCTGGGCGACCTGGGCTTGCGGGAATTCACTGCACTGGTGGTGTTCAGTCAGTACCAGCTGCCCGCCGAAGAGCTGATTGCGGCAACCTTCCTGGTATGGATCGTGAATGTGCTCGGACCCATTATCACGGGCCTTGTTCTGATCTGGAAAAATAAATGGAAGTATATCGGCCAGGATCAATAAGGTATGATGACGCAGCTTTTGTTCATGCCCGCACTTGAATGGACCATCCTGGCTGTCCTCGGCAGCTATGCGGCGTTTACAGCAGGTCTTTTTGTCTTTTGGACAAAAATAAAAAAACCGGCTCCTTCTCTCCCGTCTGCCGACCTGACGATTTCCGTTGTCATACCGGTGCGGAATGAAGCAGCAAACATTGGCTTCCTCCTGGCTGACCTGGATGCCCAAACCCTGCCCAAATCGCAATATGAGGTCTTTATCATGGATGATGGCTCCACGGATACGACCGCTGAGATCGTCAGCCGGTTCGCATCCGGCACAGCTACACGCATTCACCTGGTGCCGCTCACCCCTGCCCCAACCGCTTCACCCAAGAAGCGGGCAATAGAAACCGCCATAGGCATGTCCGAAAGCGACCTTATCGTCACAACCGACGGGGATTGCCGTGTCGAGCCGGGATGGCTCGCAGCCATCGCATCAGCCAGGAAGGCTTCGGGTGCCAGGCTGATCAGCGGACCGGTCACCTTCACCAGCGAACACCTGCTGACCGACCATCTGCAAACCGTTGAATTTGCCAGCCTGGTAGGCAGTGGAGCGTGCTCAATACAGGCAGGCTATCCGTCCATGTGCAATGGTGCAAACCTTGCCTATGATCGCACCGTCTTCATGGAAGTGGGTGGCTTTGATGGGGTAAGGCATATTGCCTCGGGTGACGACGAGTTCCTGATGCACAAGGTAGCAGCCCGCTTTCCCGGACAAATTCATTTTCTCAAATCCCAGGACGCAATTGTAAAAACAGCACCGCACCGCAGCTGGAAGGCATTTTTCAGGCAGCGAAAACGCTGGGCCAGTAAATGGAAGCATTACAAAAGCCGGACACCCCTGGTACTGGCACTTTTCATTTTTACCTGTAACTTTTCACTGCTTGCGGGCTGTGCCCTGTCCCTGGCCGGCCTGGTAAGTCCGTCTGCATTGGTGTGGATGCTCCTCCTGAAATGCCTGCCCGAGTGGTTGTTCCTGGGCAGCGTACTCATTTTCCTTAAAAAACCTGCATCAGCCCTTCTTATTCCGCTCACGCAGGTCTTTTATCCCCTGTATGTATGCTTCTTCGGGCTGGCCGCACAGAATCCTACGTACGAGTGGAAGGGCCGTAAGCTGGTTTGACCATATACCAAAAAAAATACCAGCGAAGCCGCCGGTACTTTTAAGTTCCACATAACGCTATAAGATCAACTAACTATCGTTTCAGGATTTTGGAGGTGTGTTTTCCTTCCTGATTGATGACGTTTACGATATAAATTCCCTGGGCAAATGCCTGCACGTTCACTTTCACTTCGGTTTCGTTCAGGCCTGGTGTCAGCTGGTACATCTGCTTGCCTGCCAGGTTGTATATTTCAAGTTTTTGTACCGGCGAGTAGCTTTTCACATTCATCTCATCCTGTGTAGGGTTTGGATAGAAGTCTATCGCAAGCCTTGCGTCGCACTTTCCTGCCTCTACGCTGCGGATGGTGCTGTACTCAAAGGAGTCGTCCTCATCCACCTGCTGCAACCGGTAATAGTAATAGCGGGCCGGTGCACTTTCCGCGGTATACGGACTATCCGTAAAAGCGTAGGTCTTTTTGTTTTTATCAAAGTCAACTGTTGCCAGTTGGGTGAAGTGAATCGCATCTGCCGATCGTTCTACCACGAAGTGTGAGAAACCCTTGGCTTCGCTCACAGTCCATTGCAGCTTTACATTGCAGCTTTCATTTTCGGCTGTGAAGCTTGCCAGCTTGACCGGCAGCGGCGCAGCGGGCGGAGGTGTGGTATAGCACCCGTTGGACGATGCAGGGTATGTAATGTCCATGGTCTGGTAAACGCCTACTGTCACGCGAATCCGGGCTCCCTGGTTGCAAAGTGAAGCATAGCGATCGTCCACCTGCATCCATTTGCCATTTTGTTTCTCCCAGCCCGGCCAGGCTACGCCCTTTCCGTTTTCATCAACCGAGGCACCGGGGAACAGCATACTGCCTGTCAGTGGCTGGCTGTTATCTTCCTGCACAACCTTTCCTTCTGCATTGATCCACTCGATTTTGGCAGTTTGTCCATTTGTGTCGAAGTTTCCTGCCACTTCGTAATCCAGGTATGGTGCATTGGAGGCGCATTTTGAATTAGCCTTCACGGTGATTTGTTTTTGAACCGGCTCAGGGATCGAAGGCAGGAATGGCCAGAAGTGTATCTCGTCACGGTTATGCCTGAACGTTTTTGCAATCACCTGGCCATTGATGTTGCCGTTATTTTCCTTGATGAGGTCAGCTTGCGGTGCGAAGATCGTCCCGCTGATCTGTGCATTTCCGCCGAGGGTTAATGTACCAACCGCATCCGGGAAGTTGTAAATTACATAGCTGCCCTGCGGGTCAGACAATCCGCCGAATCCCGGGAAACTAACCGTGCTGCTGCCCGTAGTAGCCTTGTAAGCAGGCACATCCACGATATTTACGATCAATCCAAAAGCTCCTGAGTAGTTTGTTTGCCCCAGTTGCGGGCCCGAGGGAATCCCTTCAATGTTGGAGTTCCCGATCCGGCTCCAGACTGCCGCTGATACCGTCAGCACATTGATTTTGTTGGGATCAACAATGATCTTGGGATTGTTGCCGATCACGGAAGGATCCAGGTAAGGACCAACCGGTGCATTCGGCATTATATTGCCATTCTGGTCGCGGATGGCGAGGTTATCTGCCATTTCCCTCAGCTGGTCTGAGCGGCGGATGAAGGTAGTGAAGGCTCCGTCGATATCGATCTGGTTGTCGCCTGTACCAAATATATTGTCACAAACAGGATTCACATTTTCGCTCACTGCTGGCGAGAAGCTGTTCACATTTGCATTGATCGTGATATTGGGCGAATCCCAGTATTGCCGGCCATTTTCCGTAATGCGGATCGTGGATGCCGCACCATTGTTATCCCTGTACCAGACTTTAAGGTTGCTGGCTGAGCCGTCAGCGGGCGAGCACTGGCCGATCTTTACATAATTTTCACCATTAATGGTAAGACTTCCGTTGTTCAGCTTTACGCCGCCACGGACCGCGAGAGCAATAGAAGCATTGTTTACGAAGAACGCTCCATGCTGTTTGTTGAAGCTGATCTGGTATTGGTTGGTGGTCACATTTCCACCGATGGCAATGGGTCCTTCCGTTTCGCTGGAAGTCAGCGTGGCATCTCCCTGGATGAATACATTGAAACGACCGGCTGCCGAAGTAGGGCTTTGCGCTTGTGCCATGTTATTGACAGTCAGCACGAATAAAGAGAGGAGCGTTAGTGATAAACTTTTGACGAACATCTGATAGAGTCGGGTTGTGATTACTCTACGAAAGTATGTCCGTCCTGAAAACCTGTAATTATTTTTGTGACAAGCCCAGGGTTAGCTGGGGTAATACTAACTTTTCCAGTGGTTATAAAACTAAGTAAATTGTACTATCCAAATACTATACTATGATGATCAGAAAATAAATTTCCATGGCTAATAGAACTGAGTGGTATTATCTAAGTATATATTCTACAAATGGACTTATTCAGAAGCATTTGCACAACCTTTTGCTGGTTTAATCCCGCCTTTTATCACCTTCCGGACTTATTCACGGCGCAATCCTGAATATAATTTTTCCGGGGCGACAACCGGGAAAACTGGGGTGAATACCGGAGAATGCCGGGAGACCTACAACTATTTTGAAGTTTGCTGACCTTTTATTTCGGTGATTTCGGTTTTCATTTCCTGCAGCATCTTCATCAGCTGCTGCATATCCGTTTGCGGATCGGGGAGTGCTTTACTGTGAAAGCTGTAATATTCCCACAGCTCAATCACCTCCGTAATAGGTACTGTGTAGGCAAAGTACTGCTTGTTGAAGGACTGCAGGAGCAAAGTACCATCCTTATTGATCGTCACCTGCTTGAAAACAAAATCCTGCTCCCCTTTCAGGATTACAATGCAGGGAGTACCGGCTTTCAGCTTGGTCCAGTCCTGTACATAGCGGGTAATGATGTCGGCACCCTCGGGCACGGGCAGCATGGAATCACCTACCGTGGGGAACATCCGGAAAGTACCATTCTTGGGCACCGTAGGAAAGTTGAAGCGCGGGAGCTTGGCCAGAAAGTCAGGATCCGCATAGCCCGACCGGTAACCTGCCTTGGCCTGCACCGGCACGTACTCGATATTCTCCACATCGTCCCTGTCGACCGTAATGGCTAGAACGCGGATCTGACTGCCTTTCATAAACAGCTCACTCCCCTGTTCCAGGTCTTTGATCTTTTGTTCGGAAAGCCGGGTCAGGTCAATCTTAAGCAGACTATCAATGCTCATCCGGAAATACTCAGAGAAATTGATCATATCATCGATCGTCGGATTGGCTGTGCGGCCACTCTCGTGCGCATTCAGCTTCACCCGGCTGATACCCAGTTTTTCGGCCAAAGCCTCCTGGCTCAGCCGCTGTCGTATACGTAAATACTTAATGTTAACCGACCAATAGATTTCCTGAGTTGACATGGGAGTATGATATTTTTAAAATCAATCTTGCGATACTTTCAATATCAAAATTACAGGCCGGTTTCAATTTTCCTAGCATTTTCTTGAAAAATAATTTTGTTTAACTATTTTTGAAAAAACCTAAACAAAATGTCATCGTACTCCATCCGTGACCTCGAACGCATCAGCAACCAGAAAGCCCACACCATCCGGATCTGGGAGCAGCGCTATGGCTTGCTGGAACCCGACCGGACAGACACCAACATCCGTAACTACAATGATGATCAGCTTAAAAAGCTGCTGAATGTATGCAGCCTCCTGAAACGCGGCATGAAGATTTCGCACATCAGCAAGCTCAGCAAGGAGGAAATGGCGTGTGAAATTGAGAAGATGATCCATGAGGAAGCACCTGCTGCGGAGCAGTTCAGGCTGCTCACGGACGAGGCGCTGATTGCCGTGAGCACCTATGATACGGCCAAGTTTGAAGACGTGTTTTCAGATGCTGCGGAGCGTTTTGGGATCAGGGCCACGTACGAGGGACTTTTATACCCGCTCCTGGTGCGAGCGGGGCTTATGTGGGTCAAAGATGATATACTTCCCGCTCAGGAACATTTTTTGTCTAACTTAATACGGCAAAAGCTTTTCAGCGCCATTGACCAGCTTCCAGCGGCACAAGGCACCCAAACGTGGGTATTGTTCCTGCACGAAGAAGAAGATCATGAGATCGGGCTCCTGTTTGCATGCTACCTGATCCGCGAGCGGGGCCACAAGGCAGTATATCTTGGAGCAAGAGTACCTTTTGAAAACCTTGCCCATGTAGTAAGTCAGGTTAAACCTACGCACTTGTATTCATTCATTGTCCGGAACCATCAGATGGGTACCATCCCATCCTGGCTCGACAAACTTTCTACGGATTTCCCGGGAGTAGAAGTATGTATTTCGGGAAGTCTGGCTGAGGACCGGGCTGATAATATTCATCATATTAAAGATATCGGTACCCTCGCCGGCATCATCGACCTGCATGCGTAACAACAGTTTTCATATACTCAAAAAGCCGGCGGAAGTTGCTGTGATCGGCGCCGGCTTTGCGGGTATGACCGCCGCGGCCGTCATGGCAAAGAGCGGTGCCAAAGTGACCGTCTTTGAAAAGAATGAGGGCATCGGGGGACGTGCGCGCATTTTCGGAGCAGAAGGCTTCACTTTTGATATGGGCCCGAGCTGGTACTGGATGCCCGACGTGTATGAGCGGTTTTTCAACCTTTTCGGTGAGGATGTATCCGATTATTACGAGCTCAAAAAACTGGATCCGGGCTTTGCCGTCATATTCGGCAAGAACGAGGTATGGGATATTCCTGCTGATTTTGAACAAACCTGCGACTTGTTTGAGCAGACTGAGCCGGGCGCAGGCGACAAGCTCCGGAAGTTTATTGCCGAGGGTGAGCTGAAGTACCGCGTAGGTATGGGCGATCTGGTATACAAGCCCGGACACTCGATGATGGAGTTCATGAGCCTGGGACTACTCCGCGATGCGCTGAAAATCCAGCTTTTTACCTCATTCAGCCAGCATGCACGCAAGTATTTTAAAGATCCCCGCCTGCTGTCGATCATTGAATTCCCGGTACTTTTTCTCGGAGCCATGCCTAAGGATACGCCTGCATTGTATAGCCTGATGAACTTTTCAGGACTGAAACAAGGCACTTTTTACCCGATGGGCGGGTTCGGGCGGGTCGCATCTGCCTTCCAGAAACTGGCCGAGCAGTCGGGGGTTGAGTTTCGTACCATGGAGCAGATCAGTAAGCTTGAAACGCAATCGGGCCATGTAACCGGGCTGATTTCCAATGACCGGCACATTGCCACGGACGCTGTCGTAG harbors:
- a CDS encoding XRE family transcriptional regulator, giving the protein MSTQEIYWSVNIKYLRIRQRLSQEALAEKLGISRVKLNAHESGRTANPTIDDMINFSEYFRMSIDSLLKIDLTRLSEQKIKDLEQGSELFMKGSQIRVLAITVDRDDVENIEYVPVQAKAGYRSGYADPDFLAKLPRFNFPTVPKNGTFRMFPTVGDSMLPVPEGADIITRYVQDWTKLKAGTPCIVILKGEQDFVFKQVTINKDGTLLLQSFNKQYFAYTVPITEVIELWEYYSFHSKALPDPQTDMQQLMKMLQEMKTEITEIKGQQTSK
- a CDS encoding choice-of-anchor A family protein; amino-acid sequence: MAQAQSPTSAAGRFNVFIQGDATLTSSETEGPIAIGGNVTTNQYQISFNKQHGAFFVNNASIALAVRGGVKLNNGSLTINGENYVKIGQCSPADGSASNLKVWYRDNNGAASTIRITENGRQYWDSPNITINANVNSFSPAVSENVNPVCDNIFGTGDNQIDIDGAFTTFIRRSDQLREMADNLAIRDQNGNIMPNAPVGPYLDPSVIGNNPKIIVDPNKINVLTVSAAVWSRIGNSNIEGIPSGPQLGQTNYSGAFGLIVNIVDVPAYKATTGSSTVSFPGFGGLSDPQGSYVIYNFPDAVGTLTLGGNAQISGTIFAPQADLIKENNGNINGQVIAKTFRHNRDEIHFWPFLPSIPEPVQKQITVKANSKCASNAPYLDYEVAGNFDTNGQTAKIEWINAEGKVVQEDNSQPLTGSMLFPGASVDENGKGVAWPGWEKQNGKWMQVDDRYASLCNQGARIRVTVGVYQTMDITYPASSNGCYTTPPPAAPLPVKLASFTAENESCNVKLQWTVSEAKGFSHFVVERSADAIHFTQLATVDFDKNKKTYAFTDSPYTAESAPARYYYYRLQQVDEDDSFEYSTIRSVEAGKCDARLAIDFYPNPTQDEMNVKSYSPVQKLEIYNLAGKQMYQLTPGLNETEVKVNVQAFAQGIYIVNVINQEGKHTSKILKR
- a CDS encoding MerR family transcriptional regulator, whose protein sequence is MSSYSIRDLERISNQKAHTIRIWEQRYGLLEPDRTDTNIRNYNDDQLKKLLNVCSLLKRGMKISHISKLSKEEMACEIEKMIHEEAPAAEQFRLLTDEALIAVSTYDTAKFEDVFSDAAERFGIRATYEGLLYPLLVRAGLMWVKDDILPAQEHFLSNLIRQKLFSAIDQLPAAQGTQTWVLFLHEEEDHEIGLLFACYLIRERGHKAVYLGARVPFENLAHVVSQVKPTHLYSFIVRNHQMGTIPSWLDKLSTDFPGVEVCISGSLAEDRADNIHHIKDIGTLAGIIDLHA
- a CDS encoding lysylphosphatidylglycerol synthase domain-containing protein, with the protein product MVQDRQLSILKEKITTRNLLRAGKLAVTFLILIYIFNTFRNEQKGVADIGRVLAGILTGTHLPIFGAMLLLVPVNWSLESLKWQLLASKIVRISFTDALKGTLTGLAVGVAAPAQLGDTIGRIAALKSPDRMQALGAAIVSNGIQFYASVCFGTIAWFNLRHTLGLHAITARLIALLLILILLVGVLVATFRTRIVTWQPKMDLLKKIQTYLSIAGRYSGSELGIAFGLGLCRYFVFVFQFVLALTLFDFPVPVMELISCVALIFLSKTVIPAVNVLGDLGLREFTALVVFSQYQLPAEELIAATFLVWIVNVLGPIITGLVLIWKNKWKYIGQDQ
- a CDS encoding glycosyltransferase — encoded protein: MMTQLLFMPALEWTILAVLGSYAAFTAGLFVFWTKIKKPAPSLPSADLTISVVIPVRNEAANIGFLLADLDAQTLPKSQYEVFIMDDGSTDTTAEIVSRFASGTATRIHLVPLTPAPTASPKKRAIETAIGMSESDLIVTTDGDCRVEPGWLAAIASARKASGARLISGPVTFTSEHLLTDHLQTVEFASLVGSGACSIQAGYPSMCNGANLAYDRTVFMEVGGFDGVRHIASGDDEFLMHKVAARFPGQIHFLKSQDAIVKTAPHRSWKAFFRQRKRWASKWKHYKSRTPLVLALFIFTCNFSLLAGCALSLAGLVSPSALVWMLLLKCLPEWLFLGSVLIFLKKPASALLIPLTQVFYPLYVCFFGLAAQNPTYEWKGRKLV
- a CDS encoding phytoene desaturase family protein, with product MRNNSFHILKKPAEVAVIGAGFAGMTAAAVMAKSGAKVTVFEKNEGIGGRARIFGAEGFTFDMGPSWYWMPDVYERFFNLFGEDVSDYYELKKLDPGFAVIFGKNEVWDIPADFEQTCDLFEQTEPGAGDKLRKFIAEGELKYRVGMGDLVYKPGHSMMEFMSLGLLRDALKIQLFTSFSQHARKYFKDPRLLSIIEFPVLFLGAMPKDTPALYSLMNFSGLKQGTFYPMGGFGRVASAFQKLAEQSGVEFRTMEQISKLETQSGHVTGLISNDRHIATDAVVGSADYHHIEQKLLDPENRSYDEQYWETRTFAPSCMLFYLGVNKKIEKLRHHNLFFDEDFEGHAIDIYKHKKWPEKPLFYVCCPSRTDPSVAPDGQENLFVLMPIAIGLDDVEATRESYYHMLMGRLEAFAGEDVRGHVVFRQSYCTSDFIKDYNAYKGNAYGLANTLLQTAIFKPKLRSKKLDNLFYAGQLTVPGPGVPPSIISGQIAANELLKFLNR